The sequence below is a genomic window from Aspergillus nidulans FGSC A4 chromosome V.
TAATAATATTACCCGGTACGTGAATAAGTTTTCAATCCTCGTTGAAGTTTAGGTCCCCTTCTTCAAATtaagaaggcagagaagatataCTATTACTGTATCCTGAACTAAGCGTTTCTCTACAGGATAAGTTTTCCGGCCCTCGCCGAAACCAACGAAATATTCGAGTTTAACACGGGCAACCCGGTAGAGATATACTCGACAATTGAGACAGCCGCTCAGTTTCGGTTGTGGGGTAAAATAAAGAGGTTCGTCAACGCCATTCAGCCCACCTATAAGCATCCCGGACCAGGATAAACGTCGCTAACTCATGTATCCTCTATGTAGCATTGAACTGCCGAATATGGTTGATCTGGGTATAGTCAGCTTTGCCTATGAAATACGCCCCTGCAACGAGACACTCGTTAAGCTCTGGGAGGCGGTTCCTAACCACGGCCCACCAGGACACGAGACCTACTGGGATTGGAGGTGTTGGCGGGAGGATCTCCCAGAGACTACTCACAATACACCATTTGCTAATAACACtaatgatgacgatgaaccCGCCGGTGTGGATCAAGACCTTACCGAAACAACTACACTTCCTGAGTCTGAGTCGGGGTTGGGATCGGGGTCGGGCGAGGAAACAACAAATGTtccagacgctgaagagtcTCCTGGGGATATCGGGTTGTCCCTGATTCCGCCTAGGCTGTGTGGGCTTGCAATCCTGCTTGTGACTCTGGTTGTTGTTCTTGCTTAGAAGACGTATATTGGTTAGCCTATGAGAATTGAGCTCTGGCTTTTGTAGGTGTACTGTCTGTTTTTGTGCCATTCTTCTTTTAACAAACCTTACCATTCAGGAACAGTCCATGAGTACCAACTTGGTCCTTTGTACAGTTGGGAAGTCATTGGGTCTGGAGTCTGAAGCCCTATTAACTTCGTCAGCCGGAGCAGAGCGGTCAttgcagaggatgaggagaaacCCGGCCATTTCACTCTGATGCATGTGGAGAAGTAGCTACTGGACAGGACTAGGCAGGATGTTCAAGCATCAGGCTTGATACGATGTGATTCTGGTGTTGGGCTTGTCTCCAAAAGGCTTGCGTTTTTCCTCTTATTCTGGTCCAACAAAGAGAATATGGGTGCTATTGTAGGCAGAGCGCACAGGCAGTGAAAGAATTGGGTGATATATTCAGTTTCAACCAGTAGATTATTGAGTACAGTGGAGCAAGTATAAGTATTGGGCCTATATCACCGGGATTTTCATTGCGGTCGATTCCAACTCGTCCCACCCTCATGCTGCAGGTATTTCTGCACCTTTCTTCATCAAGAACTTAACTCAGCAGATTTTGAGACTAAACTGGCCAAATAGTTACTCCCCCACTGATCCTTAAAATTTGTCACTTTAAAGCTTGTTAGCGGGGCGTCAGGATCATATGTATCAGAGAAGCCATTGCTTTCTATATTGGACAATGGCATATCCACATTGGCTTCTGAGAATTGAGGGAGCCATTCGACTCCGCTTTGACGCCACTTGGGGGGCATTTACTAGGTGCTGCAGAGGTTGATGAAGCAAAAAGTCTACATTTGGTCACCTTGTTGTCTGGCAGGATCAAGCCGATTCTATGTCACGCTAGTCAATATAGGAGGTACCAACTGAGGACGCACCCGTGGGTAATTATTTTCCGCCAAAAGATTAGACTGCATGGGTATGCCAAGCCATCCGCTGGCATCTCCCAGTttttgaagaagatgaatcaGGTTGTCAACAAGTGGAGGAGCTCGATGTACATTTCCCTGGATATGTCGTTGCTGCATGATCTGGATCATCCCTTCGAGCAAAGCTTCAGTGTCACGAATTGATATCATACCTTCAGCACCGTTCAGCCCCTGCAGAACGGGTAGTCCATGCCGGTGAGCGATGAATCGTCGCATATTCTCACACTCTGGATTTTGAACGTTTACCGCACACTAGACTGGTAACCGCGGTGTATCGAAATCTGCAATTTGCGGATCAGAATTGTCAACCTGCAGGTCAGGGCGGGTTTCTAAGCTTAGTTGTCTGCTCGCTTCGAGTTTGGTGCAGGTCTACTAGGCACTGATTGCCCATGAGTTAGGCAGGATTTGACCTGGCCCAAATTTGTGGATctttgctgctggtgctgggcgCCTATTAAAATAGTAGTTTGTATACCTAAGCAATATCAATCAGTTTGACTGTTCAGTGACCCAATATATAGCGCCATTGGAACAGTATGTTAATAGTCCTACAACGTCAACAATGTGCTTGAGCTTGTTCTTGACGTCTAAAATAGACCCAATCACTTGCTTGCCAAAATACAAAGCGAACTGTTGGACCCAACCTGACCTTTTTCATGACAATAAAATATTCCCTAGAGACGCAAGTTtcttatttttattttattcTTCGGTCAATCTGTGCATAAAGCCTTGATTTTGTTgcgagaaggaagccatATCCATTCCAATCCGGCAGATTTTGAAGAGCTCGAATATAAGGACCAAGCTCTTATAAAGCTTTGTTCTTAGAAGACTTATCAACATACAGCAGACCTTTATCAAGCTAGCAAATATTTTGGGTGTTTGGAGAGCAGATAATATTGAAAATATAACCCTTAACGAGTGGGGATAGTATACGAAGTACAAGGATAACTTCTTTAAGAGCCCGTCCTGATCGGCTTGTATAAAGTCAATTTCTCTAAGCTCCTGTATTTATTCATGTTAGAGTCTCACGGTAGGAGGTATGGGGATCTTCCTTTCTTAGAAGGTTACTGCCTGCCACATCATACGTTTGACTAGCCTCTCATATGAGCTTTTAAGCGATCCAAACACTCACATCGAGTGGTTGAAGAAATGCGACATAGGGTTAGCTTTGCAAAGGCCGATCGCTGCACTCCCTCTGCAGAAATTTCTGAGCTCTGCAGCTTGGTGGCTTGGGCAGCTACAATCAACTGTCGTGAGCTCACATTTTCGACCTCCCCTCTTGCGTGAAGTGAGGACTATAGCAGGTTGGCTTCTACAAGTGTCCAGCAAGTTGACACTTCCCTGTATTCCTGGCATTCTTATCATATGTTTCTTTCGTCAGATGttttgaccttggcctctACGCTCCCTGGTTCACGGTGCTCTAATTCTAATTCGATATTGTCTAGGCGCCTGCTTACGTTACATATTCTTGTATCCTAGGGAATCATGCGGTCAAACTTCTTCAAAGCAATAATTCTGTCAGGTTGTCGGACTAAAGACCACGCAGCTTTAGATTTCTTTACGGGTTTTTGAGTCTTTAGGCACAGAGATTGGAATAAAGGCCGGAACATTCAAAGCTTGGAAAACAATCCTGCGGAGCGCCGGGCGCCTAAACAGGATGTTGGGCATCCCCAACTTATACCCATCTTTGCCTGTGCATCCTTTTTACACTTTCCTTTCAGTGAATTTGCTATACACAGATTCGAAATCTCAGGCACAATGTACAGTCCACTGGACCCTCTCCGCCGCGAGATACGGCTGCTCTATCTGCACCCCGGTTGCTTTGAGGATCGACTAAAGTGCGAGCTCGCAGTCCACTGTCTTAACAGCCCCCATTGTCCTCAATATGAGGCGCTGTCATATACGTGGGGCGACCCTGCCAGCGCGGAAGACCCGAAAAACACAATACTCGTTGGTGGGAGCTCGTTTGCTGCGACACGGAATCTGGTTTCAGCTCTCCGCCACCTTCGCCATCAGTCGGGGGATCCAATATGCTTGTGGGCAGATGCAGTCTGCATTGATCAGACCAACTTCGCGGAGCGTAGTCATCAAGTAGGAATGATGCGGCAGATTTATGCCTCGGCCAAACGAGTCGTTATATGGCTGGGCGAGGCAGATCAAGAAAGTGACGCCGTCATGAGTGCTTTACACAGTATAGCCACTTCTGGCGTGTCCTACTTGCACGGGGAGCTCTCGCATCTAAGAGAAGATGCGCCCAGATTTTTTCTCGAGTTGGCCGAGCGGCGGCCGTGGTTCACACGGATGTGGATAGCACAGGAACTTGCGGTAGCCAGTGAAGATCCCATGGTAGTGTGCGGGATGAAGTCTGTCTCATGGTCAACTTTCGTCAAAGCATGGAAAGTAATCAGCCGCGAATTATTTACGGAAATCGGAATGGTGCGGCCTATACCAAGAGCTGAGGAAGACATGGCAGACAGACAGCCTCCAGATACCGGTGACGATCTCGAAGTGCTTGCCATGTTGAAAATCGATGTACTGGATGAGCTCCGCCAGGCTGTGCAGAGGAATGGAGGCCAACCTCTCCGGCAGTTGCTGTGGATATCGCGAACCTCTCTGTCAACCGATCCACGAGATCGCGTATACGCATTGCTGGGCTTGATGCATGTATCTGACGATACTGATGTTACGACGATTCTGGCTGACTACAGCAAACCCACCTGGGCCGTTTACGCAGACGCGATGGAACATATATTTAGCTCAGGACAAGGACCATACTGTCTCTCCTACCTGTTTCTCCCCGGGGT
It includes:
- a CDS encoding HET domain-containing protein (transcript_id=CADANIAT00003583), with protein sequence MYSPLDPLRREIRLLYLHPGCFEDRLKCELAVHCLNSPHCPQYEALSYTWGDPASAEDPKNTILVGGSSFAATRNLVSALRHLRHQSGDPICLWADAVCIDQTNFAERSHQVGMMRQIYASAKRVVIWLGEADQESDAVMSALHSIATSGVSYLHGELSHLREDAPRFFLELAERRPWFTRMWIAQELAVASEDPMVVCGMKSVSWSTFVKAWKVISRELFTEIGMVRPIPRAEEDMADRQPPDTGDDLEVLAMLKIDVLDELRQAVQRNGGQPLRQLLWISRTSLSTDPRDRVYALLGLMHVSDDTDVTTILADYSKPTWAVYADAMEHIFSSGQGPYCLSYLFLPGVDTVLPWTPMATSSDEEQAYLPTWVPDFSRQTSDSTTKPSGITFQPPANRGGASGAGANCHNGQRVSDRVLKVEGLWIDTIQETIPLGTSMDEVLASLPRIQATAMQAKERPCRFEQPVAALIEQFKRKEPLWRMLISNKKYMSGYDEAPLAYEDMYLQLTEYPRVTKNNRTQYEKCLVEGLGQKAFFTTNCGLVGTCVPDSRAGDIAVVLFGSPIPFILRPLPAGTNGQSQMYALIGASYLSGIMDGEMVDELYCEDLIDSTTFLIT